From Vogesella sp. XCS3, the proteins below share one genomic window:
- a CDS encoding FMN-dependent NADH-azoreductase — translation MNILHLDSSILATNSVSRGLTQALVSSLTARHAGAQVTYHDLAANEIPHLSGEILGAAFTDKADWSALQQAEAARSDALIAEFLAADVLVIGAPMYNFGVPSQLKAWIDRVAVAGRTFKYTETGPVGLAGGKKVYVVSARGGVYSNEQGQQMDFQEDYLKTVLGFLGITDVSFVRAEGVAMGPDAKAAALAAAEAAIAAA, via the coding sequence ATGAACATCCTGCACCTCGATTCCAGCATTCTCGCCACCAACTCGGTATCCCGCGGCCTGACCCAGGCGCTGGTTAGCAGCCTGACCGCCCGCCACGCCGGCGCACAGGTGACCTACCACGACCTGGCCGCCAACGAGATTCCGCATCTGTCCGGCGAAATCCTGGGTGCCGCCTTTACCGACAAGGCCGACTGGAGCGCGCTGCAACAAGCCGAAGCCGCCCGCAGCGACGCGCTGATCGCCGAATTCCTGGCCGCCGACGTGCTGGTGATCGGCGCCCCGATGTACAACTTTGGCGTACCGTCGCAGCTGAAAGCGTGGATCGACCGCGTGGCCGTAGCCGGCCGCACCTTCAAGTACACCGAAACCGGCCCGGTTGGCCTGGCCGGTGGCAAGAAGGTGTACGTGGTGTCGGCCCGTGGCGGCGTGTACAGCAACGAGCAAGGCCAGCAAATGGACTTCCAGGAAGACTACCTGAAGACCGTGCTGGGCTTCCTGGGCATCACCGACGTGTCCTTCGTGCGCGCTGAAGGCGTGGCGATGGGCCCGGATGCCAAAGCAGCCGCCCTGGCCGCTGCCGAAGCCGCCATCGCCGCTGCTTAA
- a CDS encoding LysR substrate-binding domain-containing protein, translated as MQDLNDLLFFAKVVEHGGFNAASRQLGVPKSRLSRRVAELEARIGVRLLQRTTRRLALTDVGAQYYRHCQAMLAEAEAAEETIARHTAEPRGLVRVSCPELLAKTLLAPLLPAFMARYPQVRIVLEVTGRRVDLINDGIDVALRVRQRLDDSASIVARPLAQSESALVASPALIAAQGWPQHPAALTAWPALVMSRPDGRGEWPLLDEVGQLTRLDIAEPRLMTDDLLVLREAAIAGSGLALLPLMVCHDALADGRLLRVLPGYRTPDGILHAAFTGRRHLIPAVRCFIDFLVEALPPQLARCEGHGLPLPG; from the coding sequence ATGCAAGACCTCAACGATCTGCTGTTTTTTGCCAAGGTGGTCGAGCACGGCGGCTTCAATGCCGCCAGCCGCCAGCTGGGCGTGCCCAAGTCGCGGCTGTCGCGCCGCGTGGCCGAGCTGGAAGCGCGCATCGGCGTGCGCCTGCTACAGCGCACCACGCGCCGGCTGGCGCTCACCGACGTGGGCGCGCAGTACTACCGCCACTGCCAGGCCATGCTGGCCGAGGCCGAGGCGGCCGAAGAAACCATCGCCCGCCACACCGCCGAGCCGCGTGGCCTGGTGCGCGTCAGCTGCCCGGAGCTGCTGGCCAAGACGCTGCTGGCGCCGCTGCTGCCGGCCTTCATGGCGCGCTACCCGCAGGTGCGCATCGTGCTGGAAGTGACCGGCCGCCGCGTTGACCTGATCAACGACGGCATCGACGTGGCGCTGCGCGTACGGCAGCGGCTGGACGACAGCGCCAGCATCGTGGCGCGGCCACTGGCGCAAAGCGAAAGCGCGCTGGTGGCCAGCCCTGCGCTGATTGCGGCCCAGGGTTGGCCGCAGCACCCTGCCGCCCTCACCGCCTGGCCGGCGCTGGTGATGAGCCGCCCCGACGGCCGTGGCGAGTGGCCGCTGCTGGACGAAGTGGGCCAGCTCACCCGGCTGGATATCGCCGAACCGCGGCTGATGACCGACGACCTGCTGGTGCTGCGCGAAGCCGCCATCGCCGGCAGCGGCCTGGCGCTGCTGCCGCTGATGGTGTGCCACGACGCGCTGGCCGATGGCCGCCTGCTGCGCGTGCTGCCCGGCTACCGCACGCCGGACGGCATTTTGCACGCCGCGTTTACCGGGCGCCGCCACCTGATACCGGCGGTGCGTTGTTTTATCGATTTTCTGGTGGAGGCGCTGCCGCCGCAGCTGGCGCGCTGCGAAGGGCACGGCCTGCCCTTGCCCGGCTGA
- a CDS encoding DUF2256 domain-containing protein, with translation MKMRKKADLPSKVCAACGRPFSWRKKWQAVWDEVKYCSDRCRHTRRGAA, from the coding sequence ATGAAAATGCGCAAGAAAGCCGATCTGCCCAGCAAGGTGTGCGCCGCCTGCGGCCGCCCGTTCAGCTGGCGCAAAAAATGGCAGGCGGTGTGGGACGAGGTGAAGTACTGCTCCGACCGCTGCCGCCATACGCGCAGGGGCGCAGCATGA